In one Vulgatibacter incomptus genomic region, the following are encoded:
- a CDS encoding cbb3-type cytochrome c oxidase N-terminal domain-containing protein, with protein MSHITNEPADTGHDYDGIREYDNRLPNWWLATLFITIVFAFGYWMYYHVLGSGPLQMAEYHAEMDAASAKAATLAASRGEATDESLLAFSKDPAVTAAGAAVFGQSCSACHGASGEGGIGPNLTDDHWIHGGKPTEILKVIREGVAAKGMPSWGPMLGAEKTEQLAAFVVSLKGKNVPGKGPEGELVQD; from the coding sequence ATGAGCCACATCACGAACGAGCCGGCCGACACGGGCCACGACTACGACGGCATCCGCGAGTACGACAACCGGCTGCCGAACTGGTGGCTCGCGACCCTGTTCATCACGATCGTCTTCGCCTTCGGTTATTGGATGTATTACCACGTGCTCGGCTCCGGGCCGCTGCAGATGGCGGAGTACCACGCGGAGATGGACGCCGCGTCGGCGAAGGCCGCGACCCTGGCCGCGAGCCGGGGTGAGGCCACCGACGAGAGCCTCCTCGCCTTCTCGAAGGATCCGGCGGTCACCGCCGCCGGCGCGGCGGTCTTCGGGCAGTCCTGCTCGGCCTGCCACGGGGCGAGCGGGGAGGGCGGCATCGGCCCCAACCTCACGGACGACCACTGGATCCACGGCGGAAAGCCCACGGAGATCCTGAAGGTGATCCGCGAGGGCGTCGCGGCGAAGGGCATGCCTTCGTGGGGCCCGATGCTCGGCGCGGAGAAGACCGAGCAGCTCGCGGCCTTCGTGGTCTCGCTGAAGGGCAAGAACGTCCCGGGCAAGGGCCCCGAGGGCGAGCTGGTCCAGGACTGA
- a CDS encoding sulfite exporter TauE/SafE family protein, protein MDLFSPDIRAAIDNPAAAVGFLAAAVVGIAGSLHCFLMCGPLACSGLATLRNENRAERRARVAAYQGGRLAAYTAVGALLGALGGGIASLVSIPVRQILPWVMAATLVATALELGKKLPAIPGVGKILGVVGRASAGFPPVARSAVIGALTPLLPCGLLYGISAAALATGSAGGGALVMGGFALGSGPALLLAQAGMGRRLPNFARVGLQRGVPLVAAAVLVYRAVQAGGADGAPSCH, encoded by the coding sequence ATGGACCTCTTCTCCCCGGATATTCGAGCCGCGATCGACAATCCTGCCGCAGCGGTGGGCTTTCTTGCCGCGGCGGTCGTGGGGATCGCGGGCAGCCTCCACTGCTTCCTGATGTGCGGTCCCCTCGCGTGCTCCGGCCTCGCGACGTTACGAAACGAGAACCGGGCGGAGCGACGCGCCCGGGTGGCCGCCTACCAGGGAGGCAGGCTCGCGGCCTACACCGCGGTCGGCGCGCTCCTGGGGGCCCTGGGTGGAGGCATCGCGAGCCTGGTCTCGATCCCGGTTCGCCAGATCCTGCCGTGGGTGATGGCGGCGACCCTGGTGGCCACCGCCCTCGAGCTGGGAAAGAAGCTGCCGGCGATACCCGGCGTCGGGAAGATCCTCGGGGTCGTCGGGAGGGCCAGCGCCGGATTTCCGCCGGTGGCCCGATCCGCCGTGATCGGCGCCCTCACGCCGCTCCTCCCCTGCGGCCTGCTCTACGGGATCTCGGCCGCGGCTCTGGCCACGGGATCCGCGGGGGGCGGCGCCCTGGTCATGGGCGGCTTCGCCCTCGGGAGCGGACCGGCGCTGCTCCTCGCCCAGGCGGGAATGGGGCGCCGGCTCCCGAACTTTGCCCGTGTGGGGCTGCAGCGGGGCGTACCCCTGGTCGCCGCGGCGGTTCTGGTGTACCGGGCGGTCCAAGCCGGCGGCGCCGATGGCGCGCCCTCCTGCCACTGA
- a CDS encoding CcoQ/FixQ family Cbb3-type cytochrome c oxidase assembly chaperone encodes MYQEFYRNSALLHLPLVALLLFLAVFVGTLAWLFVFQRKSPRFDRLADLPLELDERPRK; translated from the coding sequence ATGTACCAGGAGTTCTATCGAAACAGCGCGCTCCTCCACCTGCCGCTCGTGGCGCTCCTGCTCTTCCTGGCGGTCTTCGTGGGCACGCTGGCGTGGCTCTTCGTCTTCCAGCGCAAGAGCCCCCGCTTCGACCGCCTCGCCGACCTCCCCCTCGAGCTGGACGAAAGGCCCCGGAAATGA
- the ccoN gene encoding cytochrome-c oxidase, cbb3-type subunit I, protein MEERHIVYNDGVVRQFTWAAILWGIVGMAVGALVATQLAWWQANFDIPWLTFSRLRPLHTNAVIFAFVGNMMFAGIYYSTQRLVKARLASDLLSRIHFWGWQAIIVAAAITLPLGYSQSKEYAELEWPIDIAIAVVWVIFAINFFWTLAKRTEKNLYVAIWFYIATIVTVAVLHIVNNLALPLGALKSYSIFGGVQDALVQWWYGHNAVAFFLTTPILGIMYYFLPKAAGRPVYSYRLSIVHFWALVFVYIWAGPHHLLYTSLPDWAQSLGMVFSVMLWAPSWGGMLNGLLTLRGAWDKLRTDPVIKFLIAGVTFYGMATFEGPLLSIKSVSALGHYTDWIIGHVHGAALGWNGFMAAGMFYWLVPRLYGTKLHSTRAADAHFWIGTAGILLYVVAMWVSGISQGLMWRAFNPDGTLLYPDFVETLLAIRPLYIVRLVGGSLYLGGFVLMGWNLVMTARAGAAVNGEAKVVVETRPAPPVSSWGLVASRPVFYVVGLFALAVVFALGNVFVAVAALAGIAVVGLFALFSRRDPSSPGWHGLLEGRSLLFTVLTLVAILIGGVAEILPTVLVEDSVPRNGTARPYTPLELAGRDIYVKEGCYNCHSQQIRPFRSEKLRYGDPSTIDESIYDHPFQWGSKRTGPDLARVGGKYPNLWHYTHMLDPRATSPGSNMPNYPWLAVRPVPVREAPDKLRVMQRLGVPYTDQDVDLAETRYREQAEAISADLAKSGVDLQWDRELTAVIAYLQRLGKTPPAPAQGKDLTATKEVQ, encoded by the coding sequence GTGGAAGAGAGACACATCGTATACAACGACGGAGTGGTGAGGCAGTTCACCTGGGCCGCCATCCTCTGGGGCATCGTCGGCATGGCCGTCGGGGCTCTCGTCGCCACCCAGCTCGCCTGGTGGCAGGCGAACTTCGACATCCCCTGGCTGACCTTCTCGCGACTGCGCCCGCTGCACACGAACGCGGTGATCTTCGCCTTCGTGGGCAACATGATGTTCGCCGGCATCTACTACTCGACCCAGCGCCTGGTGAAGGCGCGGCTGGCCTCCGATCTCCTCTCCAGGATCCACTTCTGGGGCTGGCAGGCGATCATCGTCGCCGCGGCGATCACGCTGCCCCTGGGCTACTCGCAGTCGAAGGAGTACGCGGAGCTCGAGTGGCCCATCGACATCGCCATCGCGGTCGTATGGGTGATCTTCGCGATCAACTTCTTCTGGACCCTGGCGAAGCGCACCGAGAAGAACCTCTACGTCGCGATCTGGTTCTACATCGCCACGATCGTCACCGTGGCGGTGCTCCACATCGTCAACAACCTCGCGCTCCCGCTCGGCGCCCTCAAGAGCTACTCGATCTTCGGCGGGGTCCAGGACGCGCTGGTGCAATGGTGGTACGGCCACAACGCGGTGGCGTTCTTCCTCACCACGCCGATCCTCGGGATCATGTACTACTTCCTCCCCAAGGCCGCCGGGAGGCCGGTGTACTCGTACCGCCTCTCGATCGTGCACTTCTGGGCCCTGGTATTCGTATACATCTGGGCCGGCCCCCACCACCTGCTCTACACCTCGCTGCCCGACTGGGCGCAGTCGCTGGGCATGGTCTTCAGCGTGATGCTCTGGGCGCCGTCGTGGGGCGGCATGCTCAACGGCCTGCTCACGCTCCGCGGCGCCTGGGACAAGCTTCGCACCGACCCGGTGATCAAGTTCCTGATCGCGGGCGTGACCTTCTACGGCATGGCCACGTTCGAGGGGCCGCTGCTCTCGATCAAGAGCGTCTCGGCGCTGGGTCACTACACCGACTGGATCATCGGCCACGTCCACGGCGCCGCCCTCGGCTGGAACGGCTTCATGGCCGCGGGCATGTTCTACTGGCTCGTGCCCAGGCTCTACGGCACGAAGCTCCACTCGACCCGGGCCGCCGACGCCCACTTCTGGATCGGGACCGCCGGCATCCTCCTCTACGTCGTGGCGATGTGGGTCTCGGGGATCAGCCAGGGCCTGATGTGGCGGGCGTTCAACCCCGACGGCACGCTGCTCTACCCGGACTTCGTCGAGACGCTCCTCGCCATCCGGCCGCTCTACATCGTGCGCCTGGTGGGTGGCTCGCTCTACCTGGGCGGCTTCGTCCTCATGGGCTGGAACCTCGTGATGACGGCGCGCGCCGGCGCCGCGGTGAACGGCGAGGCGAAGGTGGTGGTGGAGACGCGGCCCGCGCCTCCGGTCTCGAGCTGGGGCCTCGTCGCGAGCCGGCCCGTGTTCTACGTGGTCGGGCTCTTCGCCCTGGCGGTGGTCTTCGCCCTCGGCAACGTCTTCGTGGCGGTGGCGGCCCTCGCCGGGATCGCGGTGGTCGGCCTCTTCGCGCTCTTCTCGCGCCGCGACCCTTCCAGCCCGGGCTGGCACGGGCTCCTCGAGGGCCGGTCGCTGCTGTTCACGGTGCTCACGCTGGTCGCGATCCTCATCGGCGGCGTGGCGGAGATCCTCCCGACCGTGCTGGTGGAGGACTCGGTGCCGCGCAACGGCACGGCCCGCCCCTACACGCCGCTCGAGCTCGCCGGCCGGGACATCTACGTGAAGGAGGGCTGCTACAACTGCCACTCGCAGCAGATCCGCCCCTTCCGCTCGGAGAAGCTGCGCTACGGCGACCCGTCGACCATCGACGAGTCGATCTACGACCACCCGTTCCAGTGGGGCAGCAAGCGCACCGGCCCGGACCTCGCCCGCGTCGGTGGCAAGTACCCGAACCTCTGGCACTACACCCACATGCTCGACCCGCGGGCGACCAGCCCCGGCTCGAACATGCCCAACTACCCGTGGCTCGCCGTGCGGCCCGTCCCCGTGCGCGAGGCGCCCGACAAGCTTCGCGTGATGCAGCGCCTCGGCGTCCCGTACACGGACCAGGACGTGGATCTCGCCGAGACCCGCTACCGCGAGCAGGCGGAGGCGATCAGCGCGGACCTCGCGAAGTCCGGTGTCGACCTGCAGTGGGATCGCGAGCTCACCGCGGTGATCGCCTACCTGCAGCGGCTGGGCAAGACGCCGCCCGCTCCCGCACAGGGCAAGGACCTCACGGCGACGAAGGAGGTGCAGTGA
- a CDS encoding heavy metal translocating P-type ATPase: MAPNGCLHCKSPVPEGAADPAFCCTGCKAVFGLLREQGLERYYDLAGESVVPVADSSGERSDAWLEPILARSLEGEGAVCTLDLDVQGLHCAACVWLMDELFRRREGGSALTVNPALGKLRVSWQRGRFDPRAFLADVERFGYRFGPSRKRTVDGSRGLLLRLGITAALAMNVMLFSVAFYVGLAPQEERIYRLFTELSVWLSAAVVCIGGWPFFKSAWLSLRRGVLHLDLPIALGILLVFGTSLHQARGGRGLFYFDTLNTFTTLMLVGRWLQQRILDRNRRFLLEDGGADGILVRRREGDRLVAVRAPLVRAGDHLVAAPGDLVPVDAQALEAGSFSTDWITGEAEVREIPAGQRVPAGAFNAGRRAIALVADTDFEESPLPALLRTTAPRSSSTHARFWDRLSRIYVVAVLAIAALGLGVWWPMDPERALEVTAALLVVTCPCAIGIAIPLAYELAQSRLRKAGFFVRRQDLLDELPRVRKLLFDKTGTLTLGRLRLRETEGLTALAPELRDAAFDMASRSNHPVSRCLSEELARMGARFDADASVEELPGLGLQLVRGGHTFRLGRPAWAGADAADPASTVLSMDGAAVAAFRTEETLRVDARRELDALREQGLEVWLLSGDAPAKVAAVATRLGIDEELAKGALSPEAKAALVDELDEGDTLFLGDGVNDSLAFERATCAGTPAIDRPVVPGKADFFLLGEGIRPIREAISLSLRLRQVNRRLIAVAVAYNLLAVVVSLAGWMTPLRAAIVMPLSSIGILLFTLASLEGREPKMETNRMTEAWR, from the coding sequence ATGGCTCCGAACGGCTGTCTCCATTGCAAGAGCCCCGTGCCCGAAGGGGCGGCCGACCCGGCGTTCTGCTGCACGGGCTGCAAGGCGGTCTTCGGCCTCCTTCGAGAGCAGGGTCTCGAGCGCTACTACGATCTGGCCGGCGAGAGCGTCGTGCCGGTGGCCGATTCGAGCGGCGAGCGCAGCGACGCCTGGCTCGAGCCGATCCTCGCGCGGAGCCTCGAGGGCGAAGGAGCCGTCTGCACCCTCGACCTCGACGTCCAGGGCCTCCACTGCGCCGCATGCGTGTGGCTGATGGACGAGCTCTTCCGCCGCCGCGAAGGCGGCTCGGCACTCACGGTGAACCCGGCGCTGGGGAAGCTCCGCGTCTCGTGGCAGCGGGGCCGCTTCGACCCCCGCGCCTTCCTCGCCGACGTGGAGCGCTTCGGCTACCGCTTCGGCCCCAGCCGCAAGCGCACGGTCGACGGATCGCGCGGGCTGCTGCTTCGCCTGGGCATCACCGCCGCGCTGGCGATGAACGTGATGCTCTTCTCCGTGGCCTTCTACGTGGGCCTCGCGCCGCAGGAGGAGCGCATCTACCGGCTCTTCACCGAGCTCTCCGTCTGGCTCTCGGCGGCGGTGGTCTGCATCGGCGGCTGGCCCTTCTTCAAGTCGGCGTGGCTCTCCCTGCGGCGGGGCGTGCTGCATCTGGACCTGCCGATCGCCCTCGGGATCCTCCTCGTCTTCGGAACCTCGCTCCACCAGGCCCGCGGCGGCAGGGGCCTCTTCTACTTCGACACGCTCAACACCTTCACGACGCTGATGCTGGTGGGCCGCTGGCTCCAGCAGCGGATCCTGGACCGCAACCGCCGCTTCCTCCTCGAGGACGGAGGCGCCGACGGCATCCTCGTCCGCCGCCGCGAGGGCGATCGCCTGGTCGCGGTGCGGGCGCCCCTGGTGCGGGCAGGCGATCACCTGGTGGCGGCGCCCGGCGACCTCGTCCCCGTAGACGCCCAGGCTCTCGAGGCGGGCTCGTTCTCGACCGACTGGATCACGGGTGAGGCCGAGGTCCGCGAGATCCCGGCGGGACAGCGGGTTCCGGCGGGAGCGTTCAACGCCGGCAGGCGCGCCATCGCCCTGGTGGCCGATACCGACTTCGAGGAGTCGCCGCTTCCGGCGCTGCTGCGCACCACGGCGCCGCGGTCCTCGTCCACCCACGCCCGCTTCTGGGATCGGCTCTCGCGCATCTACGTGGTCGCCGTCCTGGCGATCGCCGCCCTCGGCCTCGGCGTCTGGTGGCCTATGGATCCCGAGCGCGCCCTCGAGGTCACGGCGGCGCTCCTGGTGGTCACCTGCCCCTGCGCGATCGGCATCGCGATTCCCCTGGCCTACGAGCTCGCCCAGTCGCGGCTGCGCAAGGCGGGCTTCTTCGTCCGCCGCCAGGATCTCCTCGACGAGCTCCCCCGCGTCCGCAAGCTCCTCTTCGACAAGACGGGGACGCTCACCCTCGGCCGCCTGAGGCTGCGCGAGACCGAAGGCCTCACCGCCCTCGCACCCGAGCTGCGGGATGCCGCCTTCGACATGGCCTCGCGCAGCAACCACCCCGTGAGCCGCTGCCTCTCGGAGGAGCTCGCCAGAATGGGCGCGCGCTTCGACGCCGACGCCTCGGTGGAGGAGCTCCCGGGCCTCGGCCTCCAGCTCGTGAGAGGTGGCCACACGTTCCGGCTGGGACGGCCGGCCTGGGCGGGCGCCGACGCGGCGGATCCCGCTTCGACCGTGCTCTCGATGGACGGCGCCGCCGTCGCCGCATTCCGCACCGAGGAGACGCTTCGGGTGGACGCGCGCCGGGAGCTCGACGCCCTCCGCGAGCAGGGTCTCGAGGTCTGGCTCCTCTCGGGCGACGCGCCCGCGAAGGTCGCCGCCGTCGCCACCCGCCTCGGGATCGACGAGGAGCTCGCCAAGGGCGCGCTCTCTCCCGAGGCGAAGGCGGCCCTGGTGGACGAGCTCGACGAGGGAGACACGCTCTTCCTCGGAGACGGCGTCAACGACAGCCTCGCGTTCGAGCGGGCGACGTGCGCCGGCACGCCGGCCATCGACCGCCCCGTGGTCCCGGGCAAGGCGGACTTCTTCCTGCTCGGCGAGGGCATCCGCCCGATCCGCGAGGCGATCTCGCTCTCCCTGCGGCTGCGCCAGGTCAACCGGAGGCTGATCGCCGTGGCGGTCGCCTACAACCTCCTGGCCGTCGTGGTCTCGCTGGCCGGGTGGATGACCCCGCTGCGCGCGGCGATCGTCATGCCGCTCAGCTCGATCGGGATCCTGCTCTTCACCCTGGCCAGCCTCGAGGGGCGGGAGCCGAAAATGGAGACGAACCGGATGACGGAGGCGTGGCGATGA
- a CDS encoding beta-propeller domain-containing protein — MAHRIRWLVSVIGVCLATIALVSCSQEGSPLIQPTGPQKEPQPGESRFVSADGYQGQKSPDRGGGDGVGSSPDTPETGGGDGGSSGRTVEEGDIYRSFGSGLVLGLNAYRGLQVLDLRDLSAPAVLGRAELSGTPVELYVVGDHAIVLLNDWQGYYGSRYAATVNRASGGVVMTVDLSDPARPVVIDRQVVPGWIYKSRLSRGNGQTALYVVAQNYGYVDADGQSTWSTNTVVKSFQVDGGTIAARTELALGGWIRDIQATPEALLVARDDWTDSYYRSSVSVIDISSADGTMIAGGEVQVAGRVANQFNMDLYNGVLRVVSGRTWGTSGNANHLETFDATDIANLRRIDSKNFGVNEDLYATLFVGNSAFFVTYERRDPFHAFEIRDDGVATEKSQFIVSGWNDFFRPTFGGDRLIGIGTEDTGGRTMAVSLYDTTNLENPQPLVQRATVAVSSSWSEASWDHRAFSVVENAVSVPGPDGVVETGLVLLPFSGWNSGTDEWTASVQIFTFSRTSLTRRGLMSHGTPVLRSFLVADASTANLSEESLSLFSTVDPDRPTELGRLDLAPRYGDLLVFGEWSARLREASDLWSYRSGSGRSSSVQIIPSSAHPDDAAPVATIQVPAGTSIHKVGGRLVTLSMEYATSGWETTIRTWDLSDPAHPSQSGSLVTRDIAPFQRWGWGWYGDKEVPPMSDCFGCGYYGYGTSQPEMYQVGNALAFVDRTPQSASMGTARICNSWPRDEDSCWRTPGRCTDHRGYRTCVTLRGSTTCEGEVYECTWRDGEYQSCDEVDPTGVSMSQSCYQQELTRYWSSFVVRVLDLGRPDALELGRPLAMPANEEAVDVVPEGNRLFLSYKKPYAVAGDSRPYVQYFIRAFDLSTPSDPRQGAAVNVPGQLLSLDGNTIFTRNLVWGSSSIESAVARLVLRGDVAELQAHKRFPNRIVDQTLLDGAGHLLVSHRPRWTDGGAVYGSSAGVGSSDGGSAETSYVQSFSILDARSPTLADLATAEVDDWASLEDARSGRALFQVPGGLLVFNLDRPEAPYPQAFFALKGWPERLHVEGRRILVPAGPYGIYSLGLDEENLVSAP; from the coding sequence ATGGCCCATCGAATCCGCTGGCTCGTCTCAGTGATTGGTGTCTGTCTCGCCACCATCGCGTTGGTGTCCTGCAGCCAGGAGGGTTCCCCGCTCATCCAACCGACTGGGCCGCAGAAGGAGCCGCAGCCCGGTGAGAGCCGCTTCGTCTCCGCAGACGGCTACCAGGGGCAGAAGAGCCCCGACCGCGGAGGTGGAGACGGAGTAGGGAGCTCGCCCGATACGCCGGAGACGGGCGGCGGCGACGGCGGATCGAGCGGCCGCACCGTGGAGGAGGGCGACATCTACCGCTCCTTCGGCTCGGGCCTCGTCCTCGGCCTCAACGCCTACCGCGGGCTGCAGGTCCTCGATCTCCGCGATCTGTCCGCGCCCGCCGTGCTGGGCCGCGCCGAGCTCAGCGGAACCCCGGTGGAGCTCTACGTGGTCGGCGACCACGCGATCGTCCTCCTGAACGACTGGCAGGGCTACTACGGCAGCCGGTACGCGGCGACGGTGAACCGCGCGTCCGGCGGCGTCGTGATGACCGTCGACCTCAGCGACCCGGCCCGGCCCGTCGTGATCGACCGGCAGGTGGTGCCGGGCTGGATCTACAAGAGCCGGCTCAGCCGCGGCAACGGCCAGACCGCGCTTTACGTCGTGGCCCAGAACTACGGCTACGTCGACGCCGACGGCCAGTCCACCTGGTCCACGAACACAGTCGTGAAGAGCTTCCAGGTCGACGGCGGCACGATCGCGGCACGCACGGAGCTCGCGCTCGGCGGCTGGATCCGAGACATCCAGGCGACCCCCGAGGCCCTCCTGGTCGCCCGGGACGACTGGACCGACAGCTATTACCGCAGCAGCGTCTCCGTGATCGACATCTCCAGCGCCGACGGCACCATGATCGCCGGGGGCGAGGTCCAGGTCGCGGGCCGGGTGGCGAACCAGTTCAACATGGATCTGTACAACGGGGTGCTACGGGTGGTGTCCGGTCGCACCTGGGGCACGTCGGGCAACGCCAACCACCTGGAGACCTTCGACGCCACCGACATCGCCAACCTGCGGCGGATCGACTCGAAGAACTTCGGCGTCAACGAAGACCTGTACGCCACGCTCTTCGTCGGCAACAGCGCCTTCTTCGTCACCTACGAGCGAAGGGATCCCTTCCACGCGTTCGAGATCCGCGACGACGGCGTCGCCACGGAGAAGTCGCAGTTCATCGTCTCGGGCTGGAACGATTTCTTCCGCCCCACGTTCGGCGGCGACAGGCTCATCGGCATCGGCACGGAGGACACCGGCGGGCGCACCATGGCCGTGAGCCTCTACGACACGACCAATCTCGAGAACCCCCAGCCCCTCGTGCAGCGGGCGACGGTCGCGGTCTCGTCGAGCTGGTCGGAGGCGAGCTGGGATCACCGCGCGTTCTCCGTGGTGGAGAACGCCGTCTCGGTTCCCGGCCCTGACGGCGTGGTGGAGACCGGCCTGGTGCTCCTCCCGTTCTCCGGCTGGAACTCCGGCACCGACGAGTGGACCGCCTCCGTGCAGATCTTCACGTTCTCGCGCACCAGCCTCACGCGGCGCGGGCTGATGTCCCACGGCACGCCCGTGCTCCGGAGCTTCCTCGTGGCGGACGCCTCTACCGCCAACCTCTCGGAGGAGAGCTTGAGCCTCTTCTCCACCGTCGATCCCGACCGCCCCACGGAGCTGGGCCGCCTCGACCTGGCGCCGCGCTACGGCGACCTCCTGGTCTTCGGCGAGTGGTCGGCCCGCCTGCGTGAGGCCTCCGATCTCTGGTCGTATCGCTCGGGCTCCGGACGCTCGTCGTCCGTGCAGATCATCCCGAGCAGCGCCCACCCCGACGACGCCGCACCGGTGGCGACCATCCAGGTGCCCGCCGGCACGTCGATCCACAAGGTCGGAGGCAGGCTCGTGACCCTCTCGATGGAGTATGCGACGAGCGGTTGGGAGACGACGATCCGCACTTGGGATCTCTCGGATCCCGCCCATCCGAGCCAGAGCGGTAGCCTCGTGACCCGGGACATCGCTCCGTTCCAGAGATGGGGCTGGGGCTGGTATGGAGACAAGGAGGTTCCCCCCATGAGCGATTGTTTCGGCTGCGGGTACTACGGGTATGGCACGTCCCAACCCGAGATGTACCAGGTCGGAAACGCCCTCGCCTTCGTGGACCGCACGCCGCAGAGCGCAAGCATGGGCACCGCCCGGATCTGCAACTCGTGGCCTCGCGACGAGGACAGCTGCTGGAGGACCCCCGGCCGATGCACCGACCACCGGGGCTACCGGACCTGCGTGACGCTCAGAGGTTCGACCACGTGTGAAGGAGAAGTTTACGAGTGCACGTGGAGAGACGGCGAATACCAGAGCTGCGACGAGGTGGATCCGACGGGCGTATCGATGTCCCAGTCGTGCTACCAGCAGGAGCTCACCCGGTACTGGAGCAGCTTCGTCGTGCGCGTCCTGGATCTGGGCCGGCCGGATGCGCTGGAGCTCGGTCGGCCGCTGGCCATGCCCGCGAACGAGGAGGCGGTCGACGTAGTGCCCGAGGGGAACCGCCTCTTCCTCTCCTACAAGAAGCCCTACGCGGTTGCCGGCGATTCCCGTCCCTACGTCCAGTATTTCATCCGCGCGTTCGACCTCTCCACGCCCTCCGATCCCCGTCAGGGCGCCGCGGTCAACGTGCCCGGCCAGCTCCTGTCGCTGGACGGCAACACGATCTTCACCCGGAACCTGGTGTGGGGCTCCTCGTCGATCGAGTCTGCGGTGGCCCGGCTCGTGCTCCGCGGCGACGTCGCCGAGCTCCAGGCCCACAAGCGCTTCCCCAATCGCATCGTGGACCAGACGCTGCTGGACGGAGCCGGCCACCTGCTCGTGAGCCATCGGCCGAGATGGACGGACGGCGGGGCCGTGTACGGAAGCTCCGCCGGCGTTGGAAGCAGCGACGGCGGCTCGGCCGAGACCTCCTACGTCCAATCCTTCTCGATCCTGGACGCGCGCTCGCCGACCCTCGCAGACCTCGCGACTGCCGAGGTCGACGACTGGGCCTCGCTGGAGGACGCCCGCTCCGGTCGAGCGCTCTTCCAGGTGCCGGGCGGCCTGCTGGTCTTCAACCTCGACCGCCCGGAGGCACCGTATCCCCAGGCCTTCTTCGCCCTGAAGGGCTGGCCGGAGCGGCTGCACGTGGAGGGACGCCGGATCCTCGTGCCTGCCGGGCCGTACGGCATCTACTCGCTGGGTCTCGACGAGGAGAACCTCGTCAGCGCGCCCTGA
- a CDS encoding group II truncated hemoglobin — MEAGKWSQSPGETPFEKLGGEDVVRALAMRFYDAMDRDEPALAHLHRLDENGRVHPESREHFALFLRFWLGGPNDYLLQRGHPMLRARHAPFPVDADMRDAWLRAMTTAMDELGLHGEVREFLDGRFAHVAEFLRNVP; from the coding sequence ATGGAAGCCGGAAAATGGAGCCAGTCGCCAGGCGAGACGCCGTTCGAGAAGCTCGGCGGCGAGGACGTGGTACGTGCGCTGGCGATGCGGTTCTACGACGCGATGGACCGGGACGAGCCGGCCCTCGCCCATCTCCACCGCCTGGACGAGAACGGCAGGGTGCACCCCGAGAGCCGCGAGCACTTCGCCCTCTTCCTGCGCTTCTGGCTCGGCGGGCCGAACGATTACCTCCTGCAGCGCGGCCACCCGATGCTCCGCGCCCGTCACGCTCCCTTTCCGGTAGACGCCGACATGCGCGACGCCTGGCTGCGCGCGATGACCACGGCCATGGACGAGCTCGGCCTCCACGGCGAGGTGCGCGAGTTCCTCGATGGCCGTTTCGCCCACGTGGCCGAGTTCCTCCGCAACGTTCCCTGA
- a CDS encoding cytochrome oxidase, translating to MSVMVLQVFVSLMLVVGSVVLLAISIKQDDHEHADRLSLLPCEPEDREENS from the coding sequence ATGAGCGTCATGGTCCTGCAGGTCTTCGTGAGCCTCATGCTCGTGGTCGGCTCGGTCGTCCTCCTCGCCATCAGCATCAAGCAGGACGATCACGAGCACGCAGACCGGCTCTCGCTCCTCCCATGCGAGCCGGAAGACCGCGAAGAGAATTCCTGA